The following proteins come from a genomic window of Sardina pilchardus chromosome 1, fSarPil1.1, whole genome shotgun sequence:
- the LOC134067681 gene encoding protein NLRC3-like translates to MGLPDPAGPPVVRSAPEEGGAASNTSLSESEEQHTSHGATRVRSAPDEGGAASNTSLSEEQHTSHGATRYQQIHKSHLQKKFKCLIEGIQKQEDTRLLHEIYTDLYITEGGEGEINDEHEVKQIERSSWREAARETPIKCSDIFKPLSGQSKPIRTVLTKGVAGIGKTVSVQKFILDWAEGTANQDVDFIFPLPLRELNLMKEKKFSLVGLIQHFFPEIKDPRVFSSSEQRVMFIFDGLDECRLPLDFRSNPTCCDVTEPASVDVLLTNLIKGNLLPSALLWITTRPAAANQIPAKCVDQVTEIRGFNDPQKEEYFEKRISDGNLASKTITHLKSSRSLYIMCHIPVFCWISATVVEKTSKESDKVEMPRTLTQMYTHFLVIQTDIKNVKYTERKETDEEVISKLGKLAFQQLEKGNLIFYEEDLRECGIDVTEASVYSGVCTQIFREESGKVFSFVHLSIQELLAALYVFLCFSNRQRNMPDQQQSSQLSALFTAATLHDLQKTAVDLALQSENGHLDLFLRFLLGLTLESNQNLLKHLLPQSSSQSYSTEQTVQYVKQKIRDQSSSDRRINLFYCLNELNHHAVVEEKSSPDTLFLLMLSPGEWETTTFVLKMSEELLAEFDLQKYIMTPEEDQTELLSPDEVLQKLLPAVTTSSSAK, encoded by the exons ATGGGTCTACCAGACCCAGCAGGACCCCCTGT AGTAAGATCTGCTCCTGAGGAGGGGGGTGCTGCCTCTAACACTAGTCTCTCTGAGTCTGAGGAACAACACACCAGTCATGGAGCTAccag AGTAAGATCTGCTCCTGATGAGGGGGGTGCTGCCTCTAACACTAGTCTCTCTGAGGAACAACACACCAGTCATGGAGCTAccag atatcagcAGATCCACAAATCCCACCTGCAGAAGAAGTTTAAGTGTCTGATTGAGGGAATCCAAAAGCAGGAAGACACCAGACTCCTCCATGAGATCTACACAgacctctacatcacagaggggggagaaggagagatcaatgatgaacatgaggtcaaacagatagagaggtcatcctggagagaagcagcacgagagacaccaatcaaatgcagtgaCATCTTTAAACCCTTATCTGGACAATCCAAACCCATCAGAACAGTGCTGACAAAGGGAGTGGCTGGCATTGGGAAAACggtctcagtgcagaagttcattctGGATTGGGCTGAAGGAACAGCCAATCAGGATGTTGACttcatatttcctcttcctttaCGGGAGCTGAACTTGATGAAGGAAAAGAAATTCAGTCTGGTGGGTCTTATTCAGCACTTTTTCCCAGAAATCAAAGATCCCAGAGTCTTCTCCAGTTCAGAGCAGAGAGTCATGTTCATCTTTGACGGTCTGGATGAGTGTCGACTTCCTCTAGATTTCCGCTCCAACCCGACCTGTTGTGATGTGACAGAGCCAGCCTCAGTGGACGTGCTGCTGACAAACCTCATCAAGGGGAATCTGCttccttctgctctcctctggatcaccacccgaccagcagcagccaatcagatccctGCTAAGTGTGTGGACCAGGTGACAGAAATAAgaggattcaatgacccacagaaagaGGAGTACTTCGAGAAGAGAATCAGTGATGGGAACCTGGCCAGCAAAAccatcacacacctgaagtcatccaggagcctctacatcatgtgccacattccagtcttctgctgGATTTCAGCTACTGTTGTAGAGAAAACTTCAAAAGAATCAGACAAAGTAGAAATGCCAAGGACTCTGACTCAAATGTACACGCACTTCCTGGTCATTCAGACTGACATAAAAAACGTCAAGTACaccgagagaaaagagacagatgaagaggtgATTTCCAAACTGGGGAAATTGGCTTTCCAACAGCTAGAGAAAGGCAATCTGATcttctatgaggaagacctgagagagtgtggcattgatgtcacagaagcatcagtgtactcaggagtgtgtactcagatcttcagagaggagtctgggaaggtgttcagctttgtgcatctgagcatccaggagctTCTTGCAGCTCTGTATGTGTTCCTCTGCTTcagcaacagacagagaaacatgcCTGACCAACAGCAGAGCTCTCAGCTATCTGCTCTGTTCACAGCTGCAACACTTCATGACCTACAAAAGACTGCAGTGGACCTGGCCTTACAGAGTGAGAATGGACACctggaccttttcctccgcttccttCTGGGCCTCACACTGGAGTCCAATCAGAATCTATTAAAGCACCTACTGCCACAGAGCAGTAGCCAATCATATAGCACAGAGCAAACAGTCCAGTATGTGAAACAGAAGATCAGAGATCAGAGTAGCTCAGACAGAAGGATCAACCTGTTCTActgtctgaatgagctgaatCACCATGCTGTAGTGGAGGAGAAAAGCAGCCCAGATACTTTGTTCTTGCTCATGCTCTCACCAGGAGAGTGGGAGACTACGACATTTGTGTTAAAGATGTCAGAAGAGCTACTGGCTGAATTTGACCTGCAGAAGTACATAATGACACCAGAGGAAGATCAGACTGAACTGCTCAGTCCAGATGAAGTTCTTCAGAAGCTGCTGCCAGCGGTCACAACATCCTCATCTGCTAAGtaa